In Sorex araneus isolate mSorAra2 chromosome 11, mSorAra2.pri, whole genome shotgun sequence, the sequence CCTGTCCCAAAAGGACTGGAAAGTTCTGACGGCTCTGGATTTCCCATGATTATTCACAATGCTACAACAGACATCTCTGTACAAATAATagctcttgttgttgttttttcagaTTCTTTCTTTGGGACAAACTCCCTAAGGCGAAATTAATGGGCTAGAGAACAAAAAGACATTTGATGTCATGTTTCACAGAAGGCCAGGCTGTGATCTGCCACCACAGCCCCACGACTGCACCATCTCTGTCATGCACTTTCAACGCTCTATGTTGccagatgtttgtttttttttactttgaatttaaaaaattacacccCAGGACAAAGAGTGTTCCCTacgtttgttttggtttttgttgttgttctggggccacacccagtgatgctcaggagttactcctggctctgcactcaggaatcattcccgagTGGTGCTCtggaaacctgggttggctgtgcgcaaggcaaacgccctacctgctggactgtcattccagccctggTTGCTCTTTCTATTTCTGCTATAAGACACCCTTTTCCCAATCTCTCTACTGGGGTATCCAAATGATTCTGATAAATCTGAATGAGCAGACTCTTTGTACAACAGAACCACTTTCTACTCAGTTTCCTGTTTGTTCAATAAATACtgtgtaggggccggagcgatagtacagtgggtagggcgtttgctttgcacacggctgagccgggttcaatccctggcatcccacatggtcccccaggcactgccaggagtaattcctgagtgcagagtcaggagtaacccctgagcattgctgggtatggccaaaaagcagaaaagaaaaaaataaaaaagaccaaaACTACAAACAATAAATACTGTGTAAAGGCTCTAAGCCTATGCAAGTACATCTATGTTGATTTCTTCTGAATTCATCAGGGCCACCAGTTTTCCTAACATATtagtcccacatgcaaagcattcctATCAACTCTCCAGAATCCAGGTCTCTGCTTACACGTCTAAGAAATTCCAAAGATAGAGAAGAAACTCAGAAACTTGGATAAGGCGATTTGTAAGCAGTGAGTAGTGTTGAAAAGTATTTCAGCTCAACTTCAGCACAGCATGAGAAAGATATACTGTCGTGGGGGCCCACTCTGGCCAGGTAACCCTGGGATTACCTGAGGTAGGTGGGGGGCTCCGTGCTGATGGACACGGCCTTATACTTCTCATCATTGCCATCCAGAATCTCTTCCACCTCTGAGGCTTTCAGCAAGGTCACACTGGTAGCCAGGGTGGTGTATCCGTGATCTGCAACAGAGACGTCGCTACCATCACCATTCTGGAGGGTCCCGAGGCAGCAATAGCCAGTTGATGCGGCACATCAAGGTCCTCGCATGCAGGAGGTGGGAAAAGCAGGTGTCGACCTTACTACTGCTGAATGCTGGCCTCTTCCAAAAGGGCAGTCTGGACCGGGTGCTTGATTTCGAGGTCCTACTAAGTAAACACTCCCTTAGAACTGGAACTAATTTGTCAGGAGCGCCCTGGCTCCAGGCACAGAGGAAGTATACACGTCAGGGACAACTGTGGCACAGTGCAGCCCATGGGGCCAGTGAGGGCACAAGGAAAGCTCCAGAGTAATACCACCAGTGGGAAGAGGTCTGACACCATTGCAATCACGACATGAAGCAGAGTGGAGAAATGGAATGAGAAAtggaaaagatttttcttttaaagcaagAGCCCTGAGAGTTGCAAACAGCTGCTGCATGTAGAACACCAATTTCTGGGCCTGCGCCAGGCAACACACACTTTCTGGGAAGCAGGACAGATGTAGGTCCCATGACCCACAGCTCTTCTATGAATCCTCGGTCAAAAGCTGCGACCTGTCTGGAGGCTCAGCCTAGCTTCTCCTGGAGAAACAGTTAGGAAAAGTGTCTCCGAAGCACGAGGCTGAAGAGTCAGCAGCTTACAGAGAGGAAAGCAAAGCTGAGAGCTCAAGCGTTAGTGACTGATGCTCTACCAAGGGGTGGAGATAAGGGAAAAAAAGGCTTTTTGAAGCAAGTGACTGGAAATGTTATAGCAGCagatttaaaagggaaaaaaagctctGGCTCCTGCATTAAAAGAACCTCTACAACGCCCACAATGGACAAGACCACAGCAACACCTATAGGTACAATCAAACGGACAGACTTCACACAGGCACCCACACAGAAGCACGTACGCACATATGAATTCACACACGCGCGTGCgcattcatacatacacacaggacTTTGGGCAAATCTTCACCTAGGCCCAGGGCAGCTCTCTACAAGGTGCCACCGCCAAGTGGGAAACTGTGTCCCCACCAGCCAAATGTCACGGCACCTCCAGACCCCAATTGATGGTGAGACTGTCCCCCAAGGCAAGGTGGGTCAGGCCCTTGGATGTGTGAAAAGCAGCCTGTCACCCTGCACAGAGCTGCCACACGGTGGGCGGCTCCGTGAGCATGCCCACACACGCCACAGCATGAGGAATGGCGCATGCACACGCGCTCAAGCGCACCGGCGGCCAGAATGGAGGACTAGGGGATGGAAGCCAAGCGGTGAAAGCCCCAGGGCGAGTGGGCGCGGGGGCCACCACCCGCCGCTCGGGCTGCATGGAGGGTGACGATGGCAACACACCCACAGCAGATGGCAGAGCATCACAGCATTCCAAAAACGTTTTGAGACCAACTTGTCTTCACCGCATCTGCTGCCGTCCCGGCTCACCCCCCTCTCCCGCTGATCAAGGACCACCACTGGCTACCTGAGCCCTCAGACAGGTGGGTGGCGCCTCTGGTCCTGGGATGCTCCCTGTCGCACTAACGTCAAGGGCAGCAGTGAAGACACTCTGGAGTAAAAACGTTTTATCCTCATGACATAAGCGAGTGGTTTTGAAACAGGTTTACAAACCCTCGTGAAGACGCACCCTTAgtgttaggttttgtttttttaccatGTGACGATGCAactattttcttcctctcttccacaGTGGCTAGCCGCCTCCAGAGTGAGGGGTACCTCTTGTACAGAGAACCTCGGAACATACGGAGGTAGTTCCCCACCTATGAGTAAAGCAAGAAGGCTCATTATGAGGGTCAGGTCTCCACATGGAAGGGGGGGATCCTGGTATAGAGGTTCCGCTGGATTGAGTGTCAGACAAACAGACCTCCATAAAATCACATTCTGCTGACAGCGAGGGTTCAACAGCAGTGCACATCTGGCCCCCATCTGCCCTTCTATGCGGGGGGAATAACATCTGCATCCTGACAATAGAACTGAGGTCCCAAAAGGCCTGACCAATGCATGAAGGAGGGCCCCTGAGTTCACCAAGAAGCCCCCAGAGTGCACTGAGAAGCTGGCGGTGATTTGGATTTGGGAATAGGCATCTCTGGCACTTTCTAGAAATATAAAGCCTCTTTGACTCTCTTTTATCTTAAGAACAGGACTTTGATACTTTTACGAGGCAATAAACACCAAAAAAGCCTTTAATTTCAACCAGATGCTGGGTAATTTCCCCCATGGCCCCTGTTGCTTTGTTTAGTAACAAAATCCCAACCAGGAATACCAAAGGAATTTTCCGAAGAGTTTAAAAAGCACTTATCAGCAATCACCAGATTGCTACATAAATCATTACAATCCCCGAACAATAGTTTCAGCTGACTTGTGCCAAATACTCAAATATGACTTCCTTAATGAAATGAAACTGTGTGCTAATGTTTTTATAGAAACATCCCCACTAGCTCCCTGACCTTCCCAAAATGATCACTGGTACCACATTCAAGGGGAAGGCAGCCCAGGGGTCTGGCTCCACTCGTACTTGGGAATCATCTTCCTTTTAGGGGCCTCCTTACTCATGTAAGTGCTCAGCGACTAAACTTCACCCCACCATCACACCTATCACTCCCATCTACCTTTGTAGTACAGTGTATGTggtcaataaaaatgtttctgcaaAGAAACAAGATTTCTACCATGGAAAACCAGTGTTGCGGTACAGCAGAAGAGCACACACAGTGAGTGGCCCATGTGTCACACACAAAGCACAAAGCCTTCTCAGCTCTTGGGCTTCTGTAACATTCCTTCCCATCCAAGGGGAGAAGTGCCACTGGGTTTTTGAAAGAAAGTGACAAGAATGCACCTCCTccgcgccctccctccccctccaccacacacacacacacacacacacacactctctctctctctctctctctctctctctctctctctctctctctctctctctcacacacacacacacacacacacacacagagcagttcAGCAGGGCTCCAGAATTCCCAGACAATTCTCTAAGCCTTAGAATTTAGAAGACCTGGGCTCCCATCCCTGGGTTTTCCCTAAACCATCTTTGCCCTCTCTGGACCTGGGTTTCCCCAGTGTAAAACGAAGGTACAGACTTGGCGAGCGTACAGGAACCTCCGGCTGTCCTCTGGCTTGGTTAACTTATGGCTGCCAGCGTAAGGCAGAATAGTGTCCCGCATGTGCTACCCATGTGGATGCCCATCTCCCTGCTGACCCCTCCACCTTTGTACCTTAGAGGTGCTGGGTATACTGCAATGCCGCTTCTCTGGTCACTGTGCCCAGAGGGCCCTCTAAAGACTGGGTCTCAAACAACTGTTCCCACTCACTGAGACTTAAAGAGAAGACTGCAGTGACAGAAACAAACACCTGTGCAGGGGATGAACTTCATCTAAGCCTCTCATGAGACATGTGAGCTGTGACTGGGACATACAGCGGTCCTAGAACCAGGTCTCTGACAGTTTGGTCACCTAGCCACGTGCTTCCTCGTAATACGCTCCatctaagaaataaatgtttctgtCCACTCAGAGTCAAGGCTAAACCAACTGCTCCTCCTGACAATGGGTCAGATGAGGGTTTCTTTAAACCTCCCCCATACCGCATACTGAAACTCCTCAGTTGCCTCTCGTGGCTCACATTTAGCAGGTGCCTGCCAAGCCAAGAGGATCATTCTGCGCTAAGGCAAATGAACAGACACTGGCTCCATTTCTCCAGCACTTGTTTGAAGAGCAGCACTTGCGTGTTAACATTAAAACACTGAAGCCTGAGAGaaagcagagcaggtagggcacttgccttgcatgtggccaatctgggttctacccctggcaccccatatggtcctccaagccctgcaaggagtgatccctgaacagagccaggagtaaaccatgagcagacaggtgtcacccaaaaaaaaaaaaaaaaccagagtgcatCCTGCCCTTCTTTAGAAAAGCTAGTAGGGCTGGAGAAAAAGTATAGGAGTTACAGTGCTCGCCATGCATGCGGTTAACCCTAATATAAAACATACTCcctctccccaagcactgcctgatcTGGCACAAACGTCCTCTTTAAAAAAgcgaacaaaccaaaaaactggTGATAGAACCATCGGCCTAGAATGCTTGCCTCGAAGGTAGCCGACCCAtctttgatccccatcatcccacatggtcccccaagcaatgctaggggtgatccctgagtgcaaagccaggagtatgatCGGCATTTccgccctgagcatttccaggtgtgacccaaaaacaaaacaaagcaaacaatttttaaaaatctggtgaGAATGGTTATACTCAAGTATTGATAGTACTGACACTGGTCTGATCATCAAACACAAGTAAAAAGTCGAGCCAGAATTATAAGGTGTCTAGAATGCCTCAGTGGCCCTAATGAAGCAGTTAtcgtgaaaaaaaaagagagaagccaAAAATGGGGGGGAATGGTATGAAATGTGGGAATAAGACATTGAACACTGCTTCAAGAAAAGGCAACCgctgacatttttgtttttcgaggggctacacctggaggtgctggaatGGGGATGCCGCCAGCAGCCGGGCCAGGTTGAACTCGGGACCTCCACCTCCCAGGCCCCAGTCCCTGGCATTTGGTAACTAGCTCTCCAGGATCCACACATACTCACCTCTTGACCTCAGGGAGCTTGGACTGCTTGGTAAGCGCATATCGGATTGGtactgggaagggaaggggagcagaggaaagagggaaaggcaCGGGAGGAAGGAAGAGCTGGCAATGCTAGAAATCAGtttgggggcctgagcgatagtacagtgggtaaggacctttgccttgcacgtggccgacccgggttcaatccgcatcccatatgatcccccgagcaccgccaggagtaattcctgagtgcagagccagaagtatagccttgagcatcgccgggtgtgatccaaaaagtgggaaaagaaaaaaaaaatcagttttgtcTGGCAGcatttatattgaatgtctgtGAGTACTGCTCATAGTTTTTAGTGAAAGTAGAAGCTGGTGACTGTCTtcggatcaaaaaaaaaaaaaaaagcgttcaTCTGAGGCCATTTGTTAAAGCAATCTAGTTCGCACAGGCTCCCAGGGAAGAACCAGTGACCGGCAGGGCTTTCCGACAATGAAGTCGTGCCGCTGCGACAACAGAGCACTGCCACCTCTAGCCTGGGTCTTTCCCCTGCGGTGACCCGGGGTCAGGCCGAGGCGACCGGCGCCCAGCGCGTCTGGGCCGGTCTCGTCCAGGGTCTGCGAGGCCGCGAAACACCCAGGCCAGCGTCCTCCCCGGCCCCCACTTCCGGCCGGTCAAGCGCCCGGTGTCCTGGGTCGGGGTCCCAGAAGCAGccgcgcggggagggggcgcagggggccTTCCCGGGCGCGCCCCGGGGCTGCCCGACCCAGCCCGTTCCTCCGCAGACGCCACCGGCGCGTCGGGGAGTCGGGGCCCGGGGGGCGCGCCGCGGGGAGGCGGCGGCCGAGGCGCTGGGCGGaaccgccgccccgccccgccccgtcccgccgcccgccccgccccgccgcgccgcgcccgcccgcgcgcccgggATGAATGGGGACGCGCgcgcccgggccgccgccgccgcgccgcccgcggggccggggccggggagcGAGGGCGCGCCGCGGGCTACCTCAGAGCCGATCATGTAGAACTCGCCGTCGTCCTCCAGCTGGAACTTGACGGGCTTCTGCCCGAAGGTCTTGCTCAacgccatcatcatcatcgtggcggcggggcgggcggccggggccgggcgTCGAGAGATCGGGAGCACGGAGGCGGGGCCGAGCGGCACCGAGGCCGAGAAACGGaaggcgggccgggccgggccgggtctCGCGCTGCCGTCGGGatccgcgccgccgccgccgccgccgccgccgccgccgactAGGCCGCCGTCGCTGCGCATGCGCGGGCGTTGACGCTaacgcgcgcgccgccgccgcctaaACAAAGGACTGAGCGCGCCGCCGCGAGCCCCTTAAAGGAGCCACGACCACAGTGCTCCTGCGGGACGCCGTCCGGAGGAATACTTCTCAGGGACAGAAATAGCAACCGAGGTCCTGATCCAGCCGCTGGCTTGCCCCAGTCCCACAGCCGAGGCTAGGGACTCAGCCCAATGGGAGAGGAACAAAATAAGGGAGGTCTGGAGGACAGGAAGAGGCCAGAACGACccgtgcctcagtttacccacgTGGAAAATGCAACTCAACTGAGTAAATAAGAGAGCCTTTAGTGGGGCGCGCGCACTagctggagtgtatgctttgcgtGTAGGtgctggggttccatccctggcaccacgttaTCCCCTTTCTCTTGAGTACTGCAGGAAGCAGCTCCTGAACTATAttccctggacaccactgggttttgcacaaaagtaagaaaaagaaaggagccaAAGAGTAcaatggaaaggaaagaaggaattctagaagtgatctctgagcaaggaaagaaagaagagatggaAAATTGCAAGAGTAAAAGGAATCTAGGAATTCTAGGGAAACATATTCTTGCTCCAGGCGCCCTGAGCATGACAACActgggtggggctggcaggatgcCACTGCCCAGGTGCTACTTGGCATGTCTTGTGCATTAGTGGAGAGTTGGAGGGGAGGAGCCTTCTCTGGTCCTTAACTCTTGCTCTGGCCTCCCAACCATCAAGGGATGGTAAGCACAGCTAGCCAACCCTGCCCTGAGGGACTTACAGTCCTGAGAACTAACTAAGGAAAGCAGCCAAGTATTCCATGCATGTGGTGGAACATACAGTGGGTCAAAACACGCCCACTGCAGCCTGCTTCCTATGGCTCAGCTAGGCAGGCTGTGCCATGGTAATCAAGTGGGAAAGGGCAGTTTAGAGACTTGCACTTTTTAGGACTTACAGGACAGGGCAAGGTCAGACCAAATGACATCCCTCGGTAGAGGATGGTCTGGACCAAGTGGGGAGGCTGAGAATGAAAGACAAAGTCACAAAGGTATCCAGTtagatggaggaatagaacaagAAGAGTCCTAAGCATTGAACCCAGGGAGCCGAGGCCAAGGTGGGGCGAAGGCTCCATTCCATACCACAGGACAGGATAGCCCCAAGTTAGCCTTTCCACCTCCCTGGCCCAGCTTTCCCCTTCCAAACCTTGCAACCACAGAGAACCAAGACAGACAAGTAAAAAAATGATAGTGTTTAATGACAAtcctcagtaaaaaaaaaaaaagactttgtacATGCTGTACAGTACACACATTTACATGGCTTTGGAGGGTCCCAGTGCTGGGCTGAGTGTGAGGAGTTGACCCACGATAATAGGACTGAGGTAtgttggggcctccagggcccagGGTCTCTGGCAGAAAGCAACTGACTCTAAATTCTGGTCTAGATCCAGGGGACCAGATTTCTCCAGGATCACCAGCTGGAAAACAGCCAGCCCCAATGCCTACCCAGAGCTGACTTCTCGAGAAAGGACATAAGTCCTAGAGACCCCAGTTCCCCTGCACCGGCCCCTGTGTCACCTGGCAGAGGGATTGAGCAAGGGCGCCGcttcccgccctgccctgccctgccaagGTCCTATCCTGAGATACGGAGACCAAGGTTCTGATTGTGAACTACACAGGTGGGCAGAGCCCACCCAGAATCACCCTCACTCGTGATTCAAGACCAAGCCTCCTTGCCAATGCGAGGCAGTTGCTAGCAGGTGACCACGACCGGCGTGGTGCTCCCTGCAGTTGTCATGGGGGCAGGACCCTCACCCCACTGTCCCCTGAGGAGAcatggcccccagccctgcctagGGCCTTACAGCCACAGAGAGGGCCACAGCGGCCAGCTGTCATCTGTGATAAGGCACTGTCAGGCCAGGGGCCCCAAGGACAGCCAAGCTGTGCTTAGCGGAAAGTGTTGGCAGGTTCGGTACAGTCGAAGAAATCGGGACCCACGAGCCGGGGGAAGCCCTCCAGGGCCTTCACCTTCACAGGGTCGAACTTCCAGTAGAGGCGGCCACGCAGGAAATAAGCATAGCCTGTGGAGAGAGGAGGGTCAGGCTGTGAGCTAGTGGACACTGGATCCCGTCCCTGCTGGACTCTGCCCAGGGACCAGCCTTGGCCTGCTGAAAGGCTTGAGACCTGGAGGCTCCAGGTCAGCCCTTCAGAACCTCCATTCCCTTAGGGAGAGCTTTCCACTGGCCCAAGTGCTGGTCTGGGCCCCACCCCCTTGTAGGTGGGTGACCTACCCTGAGAGACCCACTCGCTGGCTGCAGAAAGCCTCTCCACTCCCATCACTTCCTTCTGGGGATTTCTCAGGCCCTGCAGTCCTGCAGAGCTAGCCAACCGCAGCATGTAGGtgctggggttccatccctggcaccacgttaTCCCCCTTCTCTTGAGTACTGTAGGAAGTGGCTCCTGAACTATAttccctggacaccactgggtTTTGCCCAAAACTAAGGGGGCACCTGGGGGAAAGTGGCAACTCAGGGGACTGATGACCTGTCCTAGAGCAGGTCACCACAGGACTACACTTCAAGTGGGCTCTGAAGTGGGTCAGCACAACAGCAAAGGTGGCAGGGGGCCCTAGGAGAGTATCCAGGGGTGCCACTTCTTCCTCCAAACCCTCCAGTTTGTAGGACACCACCTGGGCAGGAGTCTTGGTTCCCCACAGCCCACCTGGGCAGCCCCAGTCAGAGACCTCATCACCTGAACCTCGTTTTGCTCCTCAGGAAACCCAGTTTATAGTGGGTGGTGTCCTGGGAACTGGGTTAGATGCAAAGGAGTGCACGGCCTGGTGCTGAGGTGCTGTCCCCATTGACCAAAGGCCTCACTGGCCCTCAGCCATGGGACCCCACGTACCGTCGGCATCCTGGAAGGCGGCGTCTATCTCTGAGGGCACCCCTCGCCAGTCAGTGGCCCGACGTGGCACGGGGCTATCCACACGCCGGGTGTTGGGGTGGAAGCGCCAGTAATCCCGGCCCCGGAAGAAGTAGATCTTATTCTTCTCAGGGCCCCAGACCAAGGCGGCATGGACTGGGGACCCCGGCAGTCCCAGATCAGAAAGTGGTGCGGGGCCAAGGACTGGCTTCTCGCCATCGTACACCCAGTACTGGGCAcctgaggaaaggaaagaggccATGGAGCTGCCCGCCAGCCACACCCCTGTGCTCCACCCTGCTCCCACCTCTTCCCAGTCTGTTTACTCTTCTATAAAAGACACACGGCAAGGCCAAGGAGATAAGGtgctagagcacatactttgatTGCaggagccctaggtttgatccctggtgctgcagtcccagagcaccaagtcaggaatgagaccccccctccttctcccaagcatcaagccaggagtagtGTCTGAGCACGTCAGGGTGTGACTACAAAACAAAAGTCAGGGAAGGAGATATAGCTCATGTTGTTACATATACCTCGTATATATAAGGTTCTATGTGTGATcctcagcaacacacacacacacacacacacacacacacacactgctataGGTgcattgtcttaaaaaaaaaaaaaagaatagggcaATTATGCCAGCTGGACACCTCCATCCCAAGGGTGCAAGCTTTGAGAGGAGACCGTGGGGAGAGTTGTTCCAAGCAGAGAGGCCACCTGGGTTCCTGTTCCTTACCTCAGTCTTGGGCTGCCAATGATAAGTGCCTGCTGACCacccccaggctctgccccaACTGCAGCCGACACTGGCAAGGCATTTATGAACTTCCTGCCATCTAGAATATTCCGGGCTTTGGTCTCTGCCACAGTAAGGTGACTTTATGTCTGAGTCCCAGTGGACTCCTCTCTCAACTGGGAATGAAACCATAGCTGTCCTGAGGGCTGAGGGTGCCCACAcaatctctgtctttttttttttttttttttttagtttttggaccacaaccagtgatgcttaggaatcacttctagctctgctctcaggaatcactcctggcggtgctcgggggaccatatgggatgccagggaccaaacccgagATGTCTGgatacaaagcaagcacactacccactgtactgtctctccatcctcCTTTCTCTTACACTCTCCTCTCAAGCCCCCTCCTCCAGGAGCCTCCCAGTGGCACCTGAGGAGTGAACTGTGCCTGCCCTCCACTCACTAGGGTAAGATCAtgtccatctctctgtccctaccCTTCTTCCTGGCTCCTAGTGAGGGGGTCTCCCAAGTGGGTCTTCCAACAGCCCCACCCTCCCATTCACCTTGGAagaaccagatgtggccctgggcATCCTCAAAGGCAGCATCCACAGGGCTGGGCAGTCCTTGCCAATGGCGAGAGGCCAGCGCAGGGTAGCCAGGCTGCAGCTGGCCCCTGCGCAGCCGCCACACGAAACCTGACTTGAAGAAGAAGAGCTCGCCACGAATGGTGGAGACGGCATCAAATGAGACCTCACAGGCGTCTGGCAGGACCTCCGGCTGTGGTGAGAGGGAAGAGGTCACACAGGAGCCACCCAGGGCGGCGGGATGGAGGGAGCTGGGGCTGGGTATGCCTCCAGGGTCTCACCTCTAGAGGTGCAATCTCGTTGGTGTCCTCTCCAGCCTGAGGGCCCTGGGTCGGGGGTCTGGAGGTGGGGTCTGGCATGCGCCGGCCATACAAGTGCTGGATGCCCCTTTGGTCATCTGGGCTGAGGCTCAGCGGGTAGCGGAAGTTGTAGAAAGGGGACATGAGGGCCTTGGCTGCCGTCGTGTGCTGCAGCCCCAGCATGTGGCCAAACTCGTGGGCTGCCACCTGCAGGAGGTCTGTGCCTGCAAAAGGGAGACACGGAGCCACTCCTGACCCTCCTGCCACAGGACCCCCGAGCTCCAGACGGCGACTCAGCACCATGCTTGGCAAGCCccccattctctctttctttgcccCTTCTAGAAATTGGTTCCCAGCCCGTACCCTGGTTGTCCCCAATAGTCCAGGTCTCATCATAGTCGAAGTGAACATCCCCCTCACGGTGCGTCTTGGGAAAGAAGGCGTGGGCCAGGACCCCCCCGGGCCCATCAAATGGCAGGTTGTCCCCGTGCGAGTACctgcaggtgggggagggcagagtcAGCTGTGGCTGACACCTGGGCTCCTtcagggggccgggggcagggggggcgtcCCAGGCCATCAGGTCACCTGGTAAAGTCAATCATGATGTCAGCATGGCCCTCCTGCACCTCTGTGAAGGTGAGCGGTGTCACGTCACTCCACACCTTCAAGGCCTCTGCTATAGTCTGCCGCACCTGCTCCCGCACCAGTTGCCATGGGAACCGGAGGATCCTGTGAAGgtgagaggcagaggaggagggggcctgggcctggctcaAGGCAGGCTCAGTCCCTGATGGCTACTGGGC encodes:
- the MMP11 gene encoding stromelysin-3 — protein: MARAAPLRGAAPRTLLLALLLLLLPPPPLLARAPRPPDARRRHAVRRGPQLWHEAWPSSLTPAPRAVDAPQPARGLRPPRCGVPDPPDGLSARNRQKRFVLSGGRWEKTDLTYRILRFPWQLVREQVRQTIAEALKVWSDVTPLTFTEVQEGHADIMIDFTRYSHGDNLPFDGPGGVLAHAFFPKTHREGDVHFDYDETWTIGDNQGTDLLQVAAHEFGHMLGLQHTTAAKALMSPFYNFRYPLSLSPDDQRGIQHLYGRRMPDPTSRPPTQGPQAGEDTNEIAPLEPEVLPDACEVSFDAVSTIRGELFFFKSGFVWRLRRGQLQPGYPALASRHWQGLPSPVDAAFEDAQGHIWFFQGAQYWVYDGEKPVLGPAPLSDLGLPGSPVHAALVWGPEKNKIYFFRGRDYWRFHPNTRRVDSPVPRRATDWRGVPSEIDAAFQDADGYAYFLRGRLYWKFDPVKVKALEGFPRLVGPDFFDCTEPANTFR